The DNA window ATATGACCATATtgataaagataaaaaacaaaagcatattACACAGTTATAAATACCTGTACAGCTCAGAGACTTGTCTGTTCGAGGCTTACTCACCCAGTAGTTCTGCCAGTATTTTCAGTAACTTCTCAACATTTACCATATTACAAATAATGGTAACATTGTATTCAGAAAGTAATCTGCAGGTTTTCATCACTGAGCTATCTGTGTACAAATGGCTCACTGGATACttatatttgatcaaacccgATCTTCCTGGTTCATTTCACTAAACCGACCTGAGGCTTGGATCTACATCCGGGTACATATCCTCCAAAGGGTAGACTTGCGGCTCTGTTTTGAGGCTGGCACTCACAGCTGGCGGGGATGTTGCCATCCCAGTCCTCAACGCTCACCACTCCGCAGCACCGGCCCTGCGATCACGTGGAAAACTGAGTTTCAGGGAGTGGAAACAAAACAGTCTTCAAGAGGAACAGGAAGTACAGGGATCTGACGATGAAAGACAAAGccgtatttatttatgtatatatatatatactgtatatgtatatatatatatatatacacggctatatatatatatattataaaggGGGGGCGGTtgttcttttcatttgatttgttctaTAGACCAGACGGCTACATGCGGCCCAAACAGCTATCTTTTGTTAAACAAATCTCtctttatttgcatttgtttaaatGGTTACTTAAGTTATGCTTTAATTTTCCTCAGTCTATCAATGAACTAACGCAGGGCTGTTGCCATCTTGGTTTGTGGCCAGCGCCTTTTCTGTAAAGTGGACAATTTCAAGACAACACTGTggcagcgacctgtcaatcaggtgTAGCCCTGCCCGAAAGCGTCCCCTACTTTTATGGTAGGGGACGCTTTtcactctaaatggaccatcatttagaAAATGAGGATTATGCAGTATTGAAGAAGATTTTAAACTAGAAACTGAGATCATAAACTCatctttacaatgtttactgagggaataaatcaagagagaagtagagtcaatTTCTCATagatttttatacatttttttcgaCCTGAGGAGTTGGCCTTCATTAGTCATTTAACAGAATGTAAATTTAAGTTTAATGTGACTGTATGAAATCATCAATGGTTAACTCTTTACAGCTGTAGTTAGACTGCACTATACTGGATTTAAAAGCACACAGAGAACATTACCATTATCTGCAGTCCACCCATCATTTCTCTCAAGGACTGGTCCTTTAAGTAGGGCTTAACCACCTCAGCAGAGGTGGTGTCAAGTTCTTTCCTGACCTacaagaaaagaaggaacagTATTATCATCAAGATACAGATGACTCAGCATTATAGTGGACATACACAACAGGATATGTTATTGTCTTGAGATAGACAGAATGTATGCATCAAGGTAGGTAGATAGGCGTGATTATGATTTCCACTtcttttctttgacttttttgtcAAGATTTATTTAGCGTTGTTTAGTGATATAAAGAGAGAGACCTTGTTTCGTCCGACAACCACAAGGATGCCACAGATCAGCATGATGATCACTCCAACCGCCATGAAGCCTGCAAACTGTAAATGAAACAGCATTCAAAGGTATATCTTGATTTGATTATTGATTTTCTTGAAATGACCAATTGAACAAGCTAAAGATATTATTCGTATGATGACATTTTGTACGTACTATTTTGAGGGCGATGCCATTCTCTGAACATCCCGCGTAGATTCCAAGGCCGGCGATCCCAAAGACGGCGATCGCAAACAGCCAACCCCAACCCAGGCTCGTGGCTCCAGTCCCCGCcagctgctccaccaccacAGGAAACAACGCCAACATCGGATCAATccaaagagaggaccaggaaacaaTGCAAACATCGGATCAATCCAGAGGACCAGGAAACAACGCCAACATTGGATCAATccaaagagaggaccaggaaacaaCGCCAACATTGGATATATccaaagagaggaccaggaaacaaCGCCAACATCGGATCAATccaaagagaggaccaggaaacaaCGCCAACATCGGCTCTATccaaagagaggaccaggaaacaaTGCCAACATCGGCTCTATccaaagagaggaccaggaaacaaCGCCAACATTGGATCAATccaaagagaggaccaggaaacaaCGCCAACATCCGATCAATccaaagagaggaccaggaaacaaCGCCAACATCCGATCAATccaaagagaggaccaggaaacaaTGCAAACATCGGATCAATCCAGAGGACCAGGAAACAACGCCAACATTGGATCAATccaaagagaggaccaggaaacaaCGCCAACATTAGATATATccaaagagaggaccaggaaacaaCGCCAACATCGGATCAATccaaagagaggaccaggaaacaaCGCCAACATCGGCTCTATccaaagagaggaccaggaaacaaCGCCAACATTGGATCAATccaaagagaggaccaggaaacaaTGCCAACATCGGCTCTATccaaagagaggaccaggaaacaaCGCCAACATTGGATCAATccaaagagaggaccaggaaacaaCGCCAACATCCGATCAATccaaagagaggaccaggaaacaaCGCCAACATCCGATCAATccaaagagaggaccaggaaacaaCGCCAACATCCGATCAATccaaagagaggaccaggaaacaaCGCCAACATCCGATCAATccaaagagaggaccaggaaacaaCGCCAACATCCGAACAATccaaagagaggaccaggaaacaaCGCCAACATCCGATCAATccaaagagaggaccaggaaacaaCGCCAACATTGGATATATccaaagagaggaccaggaaacaaCGCCAACATCCGCTCTATccaaagagaggaccaggaaacaaCGCCAAAATTGGATCAATCCAAAGAGAGGACCAAGAAACAACGCCAACATTGGATATATccaaagagaggaccaggaaacaaCGCCAACATCGGATCAATccaaagagaggaccaggaaacCGAGTAAcatcaaaattatattgatCTAATGAAGGAGAATACTAATCCAAATTTACCAAATATCAGACTTTAAAGAAGAGTTTGCCAGTTTTTTTCTTAATGAATCTTCTAAACAGAAATGTTGCATGTGAGCGGGCCGGTGTTGTATCAAGACCTCGTAGGTCAAACATCAGCTTTCAAATGGGCAGGCGTCAGAAGCACCGgaaatctgaaaaaataaatcctgcCTGCGTGTTGGAAAAATGCTGCGACAGAAATGGAATGTAAATATCATTAATTTGACAGAAAGCGCTGATAAGCTCACTGGCTTTGCTCTCTcacccacccctcccacccttctcccccctcttaAGTACTTTGTTATGGCATTGTTGAGCCCTTTTTGCTGCAGCAGAGAAAGTTGACTGTGAGTGGAAAATCTCCCCCTGGTCACATCTGCTATGCATTAGAACAGAAATGTCTCCAGTATAAACACTTTGAATCCTTCACCTCCACCTTCCTAAACAAGCACTCTGTGCGTCCGGAACAAACCAGCTGCTTTGGTTTTTATCCAAAAACCTCCAGTTCACAGTATTTCTTTACAGTACTTACACTTTCTTTTGTGTTACAGTAAACATCACAAACCATTCATGTAACTCCCCCGCCCCCATCCCCCTCTTAACTCCGTGCATTTACGGTAAACCCACCGCTCGTTGTGCCAACCGGCGTCCTGTACGCTGGGAATTTTCGCCAGAGACCAGCTGTGTATAGTTACAACGAGGAAGGAGGGAATCTTTATGTTTATGGTTTCCTGAGAAGCGGGAAGTGAGCCAATGTTGTGGTTTACCGAGAAAAAGTGCaatacatcttttctttttaaaataatgttgtgTTTCAACATATTTCTGgttgtattttattgttattgcatTACGGTTCCCTTTAATCAATAAATGCCTGTACATGATTTTGAAACAtgttattgtgttgttgttgttgttgttgttgttgctgttgttgtttacctGGTTGCTGAAGGTGGTGGCCTTTGCCATGAGGAAGATCAGCACACATCCGAGGATCTGCAACAACATATGGATTCTTAGAACAATAGAAAATACAGAAGGGGTGAAGTAGACAATGTAGAATAAAAAAGAGAACTTTTTGACGCAACATGAGTAAGTTTAAATGAGTCAGGTTTCAAAAGCTTTACGTGACtggaaaatatttccaactCTTTGGAGGAGATCAAagtcaaagaaaacattttacaacTTGAGAAGTGCGTTTACGATCTGCGTCATTCCTGCAtcctgttgtttgttttactacTAGTTCATCTCTTTGGTTTCCTGCTGGAGTTGATGTCATTGCTGCTTTGAGCCAgtggagggagacaaagacCGAAGGGAGACAGACTGAAAGGAGACAACTGCAAGTCTCCTGTTAAACGGTTCAAGGTTCTTAAGaggctacaaaataaaacatatgatCTGATTcatctaatttaatttaataaaaagacacaaacgtGAAATAACAAATGAGTCTGTGGCCGCAGTGGAAAATCAAAAGAAGGGTTTAATTCCATGTGATTTCTTCAACCtcctaaatgtgtttttatattaataatatataaaatgaaaagataCTTTGTTTACGCGGCTCTTTTATTGTTCtttatgcaaagaaaaaaacaaagtcctCAGATGGCTTCCGATTGGAGACATTCttgaagctccgcccccttgCGGGTGAAAACATGTCTTTGCAGCAGAAAGGAATGACACTTCATTAGAGAATAAAAGGGGGATTGTGGACAATTGAAACTTAACTCGTCTCCTACGCTGGAGCTGAGCCAGGGGACCGAAAGAACACTATTACATCTCACTTTACAACTTCCCATCACAAAAATGAGATTCAGCACTTTGGGAACTTTGATAAGGAAGGAAAAAGGTAGATTTATGTCTCTTTTTAAGCATAATAAACTTTTTCCCGCCCATTTTGTTAAAGCTGAACAAGAAAGAATTAAACATCTTCCTTCTTTACCTTCTTCTTTCACTCAAATCgcaaaccctttttttattaacatgggcctagaaataaaaaccaaaacatctTTCTATAATTGATCATGAAACACATCTGGTGgagttttccttcttttcatctttttactgtaaatagaAAAATGTCCTCACAAAAGATCTGAACGTGGTTTTCTACTCACTGCGTACAGCACGTTGAAGAAGATAAAAAGGCATTTCAGGCATCCGTTGATTTTccccatcttcttttttttcagcgaTCGCTTCTCAGAGATGTGAGCGTGTCGTGTGAGAaggtctgtgtgcgtctgtgtgcgtctgtgtgcgtctgtatgtACCCCTGAGCCTCAGCACAGAGCCACAACACACAGAGCTGCAACCCTACAAAAAAGATGTGGACTTAAAGAGCCGCTCTAGGACACATCTGGTTTTTAGTTTCACAGCCAGCAGATGTAGATATACTTTCACactatataaaaatacattttcatgaaaCAAGGGACTATTTCCAGCGGCGCATTGATCCACATTTGATGCTGTTTGGGGAAGCGAATCCAAGTTAAACACAAAGATGTGTTTCGATGGAAATCTATAGATGGAGGTTTGGATAAGTTCAGGGAACTGAAGCTGTATAACAGAAACCAGATGGAAGGTGAAAACGTAGTTGTCTCAGGTTGTCTCTACAGCGAGGCTCTCAggggggggacggagggaaaggtaaaataaaaaacgttttatttgtatatatttaaatatacatttatcgGTTCATTATGAATGACGTCCTTCAGCTATATGGAGTCTGCCGGTGTCGTTTCTCCTCACCGCCATGTTTCCTCCTCCAAACTGCCATGTTGGTCTGCTGTTTTTGAAACGAGCTCCAacaagcctttgtgtgtgtgcgtgtgtggctcTAATGTTTAAAAGCCATCAGATcgtgaaagaaaaaagacaatgttGAAAACAGTTTTGTTGTTTGAACCATTAGAAAAGTAATTTGTCCTCTCTAAGTTCTCTAGATCTATGAAGTGAAAACTACACTTCTGATGTGGAAAATATACccacttgagtgtgtgtgtgtgtgtgtgtgtgtgcgtgcgtgcgtgtgtgtgtgtgtgtgtgttgcaatggGGGAAAGTACAGCGGCGTTGTTACGCAGAATAACGGAAACCGTTGGTGAGATACGGCGGTTAGGAGTCAGGTGAAGtcaggtgggaggaggagtcaggtgggaggaggagggtctgaGACCTGACGCCGTTTCGTCTGAGTCTGatacttgagtctgagatctgaggatgtcctaaaatgaacaccgtaGTCCTGAAATGTGCTGCTCAGTAGCTTTCCCTTTTAAAGAGGTCGTGACCTCTTGAGAGCATCAAGTCACAAAGCACAAGGTGCACattaaacatgaatgaaaaataaacaagtgaAGGAAGAACAAATGCAGAATATTCTGAACCAAAGTGGCTCTGAAAGCTCCACTTTCAAAAgattcaacctttttttctacatttgtgATCTAAATTAGTTGGATGGTCAAGTCTTTTGGTCGAGTCAATCAAAAAAGCGTTAAGCCCCGCcttaaagcatctcctgctttatggtctgtttgactctaaatggaccatcattcactaaatgaacatcatgctgcattgaagaagacttgaaactagagactgagaccataaactcatgtttacaatgtttactgagggaataaatcaagagagaagtagagtcatttcctcatagacgtctatgggagcagaggagtcgccccctgctggtcactacacagaagtagagtcatttcctcatagacgtctatgggagcagaggagtcgccccctgctggtcactacacagaagtagagtcatttcctcatagacgtctatgggagcagaggagtcgccccctgctggtcactacacagaagtagagtcatttcctcatagacgtctatgggagcagaggagtcgccccctgctggtcaccacacagaagtagagtcatttcctcatcgacgtctatgggagcagaggagtcgccccctgctggtcactacacagaagtagagtcatttcctcatagacgtctatgggagcagaggagtcgccccctgctggtcactacacagaagtagagtcatttcctcatagacgtctatgggagctgAGGAGTCAAGGTGGAATtaaaaaatggattaaaaaagCACACACTATTGTGTCAACGTGGGTTTTTTTAAGAATAAGAGAGCTTTGATGAGTCATCTGACTCCAGAGAGAAGGTTGTTTTGTGGAGACCCACACGACAGGAAACATGTTCCAACTGCCAGTTTTATGACTAATTGTGTTGTCTTTGTCAATAAAGATGAATTTCAGTCCGAAATACAGTCGTTTACGTTGAAAAAAGTAACAACACAACAAGTTTGTGTTTGCTCTTGTTTGAGGAAGCCGTGTTTTCAATGGATGTCTCCAAATACTACAATACCCATGAGCCTTTGCAAGTGTTATTGAaggtaaaaaatgattttttgatCAGAATCTTTAACTTCACTGTGAGGGAGGTTCAAACCGTCATTTTTATTCTGGGTCTTCTCTGGTAtgttaacatgttttatttattactatatttgtttcatttttgcttCTTTAAGCATAATTCATTTGGTgcaatttaatatttaaaaaaacaatgatgagCTACAGAGATATCATGAGGATGATTTACAATGTTTTGTACCCCAAATCTCCCACCATATTTAAAATAGTGCAACTTCCATATCATAGCACACAGGATACTTATTATGAATTGGAATCCTTTAATTTGTTCAGTAGGAATGACGTCATCGACCTGCTGCTTTGTGGCGCTCAGTGAATCGTCGGCGCCCCCTGGAGGAAGCTGAAGTGCACACAACCAGCCgtgataaaataaaactttattcaaatcaaacattcaGTCCCAAGCTGCTCCGTTCCTTCTTCATGGCTCCACCTCAGTGTGGACTGGTCCCTGGAttcaggggggcgggggtcagaggtcaggtgaGGGAGGGTTTGGGTTGGTACTTCACTCTGTCGAAGTCGTCGACCGTGGTTTCCACCGGGGGGGTCGTCCAGTACTCCTGCAGGCCGAGCGCCAGGCACAGCGCCACGGCCGCCATCTGCAACGGGACCCTGGTTGAACGAGGTCATCGAAGCGTGGAATCCGCCCAGAAACACACATCTAACAAAGCTTTGTACTCTTGAAACGAAAGGATTGTTTTGTGTAATATGGAAATGAGTCATTGGATAATAACACGTTTAACAACTCGTAAGTCGAAACACTTGAAACATTTTAACACGTTGATATTTTCAAGTAATTTATGAAGTGAACTTTTCCTTGAACTGAAACCGTTAAATAAACCTTCCTATGAAACATGTTTTCTAAAATATCTATAACTCTAAAAATTCAAATAAGTGAATGATTTTATTTCCGTGGGTTTTAAAGTGACTTAAAAACTTGTGGATTTACCGCGATGGTGGAGAAGGCCGAGATGATTCCTATCCTCACTTTGATGGGGAAGCTCAGGTGGCTCTTCAGGATGGGGCCGCAGGGctgcgggtcaaaggtcaacattaacatatttataagctgtgaaaaacataaaacaaagagaaacaccTGGAAGGAAagcgaggtcaaaggtcggagTGACGGAGGGTGAAGGTCAGAGAGggaaagtgaagaagaggaTGGTGATGAGAACGTGTTGAGTTACCTCGGAGTGAACCCACAGCCGCTCGGACACCTGAGAGGTCGGAGGGTAAAGGTCACTGCCCACCAGCACACAGGGCCCCCCCGAGCTCGCGTTACCTGACTGAGAGCTGAGAGACAAATAATAATCCAGTTTGTCCGTTTGTAGCAAAAGGAAAAGTGTCGAGTTTCGTCTCGTGTCTCCGTCTCACCTCGGCTGCAGGGTGGACACGGCGGGTTTGCAGAAACAGGAGACAGGAAGTTGTTTTTCCCAATCCTTGAAAGTCCTCAAGCCACAGCAGGAGTCCTGAGGAGCACACGTCATGAACCTCTGGTCAGGTTCAATTCAAAACTCAAACTGCTTCACTCATCAAAACCGAGTCCTGCGATTTGACGGTGATGTAATCTAAAGTTAAACGGTGACAATCATGTTTTTGATGTTTCAGTTATTCTTTGCTGGTGGTGTTTCTGAGAGTTTATCATTTAGAATCATTTAAAGGGGAGAGattctttaaatatttaactgagCTAACAGGCTACGCTAACGGCGCCGCGGCTCGAAACCATCCGTTACCACGGTGACAAGCGTCCCTCTTTCTCTACGTTGTGATCTTTCAACGTGACTCTTCTTCTCTTACGGAGGCCTGCAGCTTGTTCAGTTCGCTCTGGATGTAGGGCTCCGCTCGGTGGAGGGGGGTCACGTTCCGGAACACCTCGTCCACCGCGCCGTCCATCTGCAacgccacaacaacaacaacaacaacagcaac is part of the Pungitius pungitius chromosome 2, fPunPun2.1, whole genome shotgun sequence genome and encodes:
- the LOC119211462 gene encoding tetraspanin-33-like isoform X1, which encodes MGKINGCLKCLFIFFNVLYAILGCVLIFLMAKATTFSNQLAGTGATSLGWGWLFAIAVFGIAGLGIYAGCSENGIALKIFAGFMAVGVIIMLICGILVVVGRNKVRKELDTTSAEVVKPYLKDQSLREMMGGLQIMGRCCGVVSVEDWDGNIPASCECQPQNRAASLPFGGYVPGCRSKPQGASGPDQIYEQTCGDFIFSWFNFVCKIMMGFFFGLAVTAVLGLLVSLLMNHQVRRHETRDASIAMKGY
- the LOC119211462 gene encoding uncharacterized protein LOC119211462 isoform X2, which encodes MGKINGCLKCLFIFFNVLYAILGCVLIFLMAKATTFSNQLAGTGATSLGWGWLFAIAVFGIAGLGIYAGCSENGIALKIFAGFMAVGVIIMLICGILVVVGRNKVRKELDTTSAEVVKPYLKDQSLREMMGGLQIMGASGPDQIYEQTCGDFIFSWFNFVCKIMMGFFFGLAVTAVLGLLVSLLMNHQVRRHETRDASIAMKGY
- the LOC119210897 gene encoding 23 kDa integral membrane protein-like isoform X2, which produces MARCRSYLRGLSICVTVLLLVSGVVMIGVGVSSIEGNTPVAQLFEQLSSSDGLMVLKVFGLVTVVLSVLGVCATSLHHKPLLLLFSALIFVEFVALMVVASPLVQVQAQMDGAVDEVFRNVTPLHRAEPYIQSELNKLQASDSCCGLRTFKDWEKQLPVSCFCKPAVSTLQPSSQSGNASSGGPCVLVGSDLYPPTSQVSERLWVHSEPCGPILKSHLSFPIKVRIGIISAFSTIAMAAVALCLALGLQEYWTTPPVETTVDDFDRVKYQPKPSLT